A genome region from Tolypothrix sp. PCC 7712 includes the following:
- a CDS encoding RNA-guided endonuclease InsQ/TnpB family protein, which yields MKTLKFKLYEHKRNRHLKRTINAAGVIYNHCIALHKRYYRMFGKHLNCAKLQAHIAKLRKRNSFWQSVGSQAAQDICQRIEKAYQLFFKHNNKGVRPPGFKKVKKYKSFTLKQAGYKFLGGNRVKIGSRVYQFWKSREIEGTVKTLTIKRTPLGELFMVLVVDEGSSEVEVKTGKIAGFDFGLKTFLTCSDGTKIESPQFFKQSLSAIKKASSRHSKKLKGSSNRERARKNLVRKHEDISNRRRDWFWKLAHELTDRFDILCFETLNLKGMQRLWGRQISDLAFGEFLQILEWVAKKKNKLVVFIDQWYPSSKTCSNCKHILESLDLSVREWRCPSCQSVNGRDENASRNICAVGASTVGLGDVRLATPAIAV from the coding sequence ATGAAAACACTGAAGTTTAAATTGTACGAACACAAAAGGAATAGACACCTCAAGCGCACAATCAACGCTGCTGGAGTGATTTATAACCATTGCATTGCTCTACATAAAAGGTATTACCGGATGTTTGGCAAGCATTTAAACTGTGCAAAACTTCAGGCTCATATCGCCAAATTAAGAAAGCGTAATTCTTTTTGGCAATCAGTAGGTTCTCAAGCAGCACAAGATATTTGTCAACGCATTGAGAAAGCTTACCAATTGTTTTTCAAACACAATAACAAAGGAGTAAGACCACCAGGATTTAAGAAGGTCAAGAAATACAAATCGTTCACCCTTAAGCAGGCAGGTTATAAGTTTTTGGGTGGAAATAGGGTAAAAATTGGTAGTCGAGTTTACCAGTTTTGGAAGTCCAGAGAAATTGAGGGAACAGTCAAAACCCTAACTATTAAACGCACCCCGTTAGGTGAGTTATTTATGGTTTTGGTTGTTGATGAGGGTAGCTCAGAAGTTGAAGTTAAGACGGGTAAAATCGCTGGCTTTGATTTTGGGTTAAAGACATTCCTCACTTGCTCAGACGGCACTAAAATTGAATCGCCCCAATTTTTCAAGCAATCCCTAAGCGCCATTAAAAAAGCAAGTTCGCGGCATTCCAAAAAGCTAAAAGGCTCATCTAACAGAGAACGAGCCAGAAAGAATTTAGTACGCAAGCATGAAGATATTTCCAACCGTCGGCGTGATTGGTTCTGGAAATTAGCTCATGAGCTAACAGATAGGTTCGATATTCTCTGTTTTGAGACTTTAAATCTCAAAGGAATGCAACGTCTTTGGGGCAGGCAAATATCAGACTTAGCGTTTGGTGAGTTTCTGCAAATCCTAGAATGGGTTGCCAAGAAGAAGAATAAACTGGTTGTCTTTATCGACCAGTGGTATCCAAGTAGCAAGACATGCTCTAATTGTAAACATATTCTAGAAAGTCTTGATTTGTCAGTTAGAGAGTGGCGTTGTCCTTCCTGTCAGTCAGTTAATGGAAGAGACGAAAACGCTAGTCGCAATATTTGTGCAGTCGGGGCATCGACTGTTGGCTTAGGTGATGTCAGACTGGCTACGCCAGCAATCGCTGTCTGA
- a CDS encoding ribbon-helix-helix protein, CopG family, whose protein sequence is MKKLTVRCSNEEYETLLKYCEETDRTQNDVLREMIRKLKKSRARSTGL, encoded by the coding sequence ATGAAGAAATTAACAGTTCGATGCTCTAATGAAGAGTATGAAACGCTTTTGAAATACTGCGAAGAAACAGATCGCACTCAAAATGACGTACTTAGAGAGATGATCCGGAAGTTGAAGAAAAGCCGTGCTAGAAGCACGGGGCTTTAG
- a CDS encoding tetratricopeptide repeat protein, producing MGRDEELQELHKLLQENNQVAIAAILGMGGLGKTELALQYAMTQRENYKGGLCWLQAKVEDFGSQVVRFARTQLDLKPPEEFDLPAQVQYCWRNWREGNVLLVVDDVTDYQQVRPYLQGASSRFKVLMTTRKKLGAAIKQLSLDVLQPDAALELLRSLLAETPERIERELDVANQLCEWLGYLPLGLELVGRYLARKPDLSLSKMMGRLKEKRLEQPATVNPEADMTAQRGIKAAFELSWQELAEGDKLLGCVLSLFAAAPIPWNFVEQCLTEKDEGELEEIRDDKLLNLHLLQRKDEGIYQLHPLLREFFQSKFTGLEQAEELKRSFSQVMVAVAKKIPGTPILEEINTVSLAIAHIAEVANNLIQYVSDEDIVWTFVGLIRFYEGQGLYTQAEPWNQQCLSTVQHRLGDNHPDVAASLNNLAGLYESQGKYDQAEPLYLQALELCKRLLGDNHRHVASSLNNLAHLYYSQGKYDQAEPLYLQALELRQRLLGDNHPDVATSLNNLAGLYESQGKYDQAETLHLQALELKQRLLGDNHPSVATSLNNLALLYYFQGKYDQAEPLYLQALELRQRLLGDNHPDVALSLNNLAKLYYSQGKYHQAEPLFLQALELYKRLLGDNHPHFAQSLNNLAYLYNSQGKYDQAEPLFLQALNIFERSLGGNHPNTVTVRENLANLRDYLS from the coding sequence GTGGGACGCGATGAAGAACTGCAAGAACTCCACAAACTATTGCAGGAAAATAACCAAGTAGCCATTGCGGCTATTTTGGGAATGGGTGGACTGGGTAAAACAGAACTCGCCTTGCAATATGCCATGACTCAGCGCGAAAACTACAAAGGTGGACTGTGCTGGTTACAGGCGAAAGTTGAGGATTTTGGCTCTCAAGTGGTGCGGTTTGCCAGAACTCAGCTTGATTTAAAGCCACCAGAAGAATTTGATTTACCTGCACAAGTACAATACTGCTGGCGGAATTGGCGTGAGGGTAATGTGCTGCTGGTGGTGGATGATGTTACAGATTACCAGCAAGTCAGACCTTACCTACAGGGCGCATCTTCCAGATTTAAAGTGTTAATGACTACGCGCAAAAAGTTGGGTGCAGCCATCAAGCAATTATCTTTAGATGTATTACAACCAGATGCAGCGTTGGAGTTGTTACGGTCTTTGCTGGCAGAAACACCAGAGCGAATTGAGAGAGAATTAGATGTAGCAAATCAATTGTGCGAATGGCTGGGGTATTTGCCTTTGGGTTTGGAGTTGGTGGGGCGATATTTGGCACGAAAACCGGATTTGTCCCTATCGAAAATGATGGGGCGATTAAAGGAAAAGCGACTAGAACAACCTGCAACTGTCAACCCAGAAGCAGATATGACAGCACAACGGGGAATAAAAGCCGCCTTTGAGTTGAGTTGGCAGGAATTAGCAGAGGGTGATAAGTTATTAGGCTGTGTACTCAGTTTATTTGCCGCCGCACCCATACCTTGGAACTTTGTAGAACAGTGCTTAACAGAGAAAGATGAGGGCGAGTTAGAGGAAATTCGGGATGATAAATTATTGAATCTGCATTTACTCCAGCGCAAAGATGAAGGAATTTATCAACTACATCCCCTACTGCGGGAATTTTTCCAATCTAAGTTTACAGGTTTAGAGCAAGCAGAGGAACTTAAGCGATCGTTTTCTCAGGTAATGGTAGCAGTTGCTAAAAAAATTCCTGGGACTCCCATACTTGAAGAAATTAACACTGTTTCCCTTGCCATAGCACACATAGCTGAAGTAGCAAACAATCTCATTCAATACGTCAGTGATGAAGATATAGTTTGGACTTTCGTCGGCTTGATTCGCTTCTATGAAGGACAAGGGTTATATACCCAAGCCGAACCTTGGAATCAACAGTGTTTATCAACAGTACAACACCGCTTGGGAGACAATCATCCCGATGTCGCCGCCAGCCTCAACAACTTGGCAGGACTCTATGAATCCCAAGGAAAGTACGACCAAGCTGAACCCCTGTATCTCCAAGCTTTAGAACTCTGTAAACGCCTACTGGGAGACAATCATCGTCATGTCGCCAGCAGCCTCAACAACTTGGCACATCTCTACTATTCCCAAGGAAAGTATGACCAAGCCGAACCCCTGTATCTCCAAGCTTTAGAACTCAGACAACGCCTGCTGGGAGACAATCATCCCGATGTCGCCACTAGCCTCAACAACTTGGCAGGACTCTACGAATCCCAAGGAAAGTACGACCAAGCCGAAACCCTGCATCTCCAAGCTTTAGAACTGAAACAACGCCTGCTGGGAGACAATCATCCCTCAGTCGCTACCAGCCTCAACAACTTGGCATTACTCTACTATTTCCAAGGAAAGTACGACCAAGCCGAACCCCTTTATCTCCAAGCGTTAGAACTCAGACAACGCCTGCTGGGAGACAATCATCCCGATGTCGCCTTAAGTCTCAACAACTTGGCTAAACTCTACTATTCCCAAGGAAAGTACCACCAAGCCGAACCCCTGTTTCTCCAAGCTTTAGAACTCTATAAACGTCTGCTGGGAGATAATCATCCCCATTTCGCCCAAAGCCTCAACAATTTGGCATATCTCTACAATTCCCAAGGAAAGTACGACCAAGCCGAACCCCTGTTTCTCCAAGCTTTGAATATTTTTGAGCGAAGTTTAGGAGGGAATCATCCTAATACTGTGACTGTGCGTGAGAATTTAGCAAATTTACGCGATTATCTCTCATGA